CTGCCGGCCAAGATGCGGGCATTCTATCGGAAGCTGGCTGTCCTGGTGTGGCTGATCCGGGCGCAGAAGTAGCCCGGGTAGCGCACCAATTAGGCATTCAGGTAGTGCCGTTAGTGGGTCCTTCGTCGTTGTTGTTGGCTTTAATGGCCTCCGGCTTGAACGGGCAAAGCTTTGTATTCCACGGCTATTTGCCCATTGAAAAAGCCAAGCGAATCGCAGCGTTAAAGCAATTAGAGCGGGCGGCTCTTACCCACCATCAAACACAGCTTTTTATCGAAACGCCTTACCGCAATATGCCGCTGCTGGATGACTTGCTGGCGCATTTACAGCCTACTACCCGCCTATGCATTGCTGCCAGCCTCACGGCGCCAAATGAGTTTGTCCAAACGCATACCGTAGGCGATTGGAAGGGCAAGCTGCCCGAGATCCATAAGCAGCCAGCCGTCTTTCTACTTGGTAAGTAACAGGTAGTAGAATCCGATTTTACTTAAACAACTGATACACAATCAGCGACGACACATAGGCTAGGCCGGTCATGTAGACTAGCTGCATTAGGGGCCATTTCCAGCCTTTCGTCTCGCGGTACACTACGGCCAGCGTGCTCATGCATTGCATGGCAAATACATAGAACACTAGCAGAGAAAACGCGCGAGCCGGCGTAAAAAATGGCTGCCCATTTTCGTCTTTCTCAGCGGCGAGCTTTTGTTGCACCGTGCGCATGTCCGCGTCTTGGCCTACGCTATAAATCGTAGAAATGGTCCCCACAAATACTTCACGGGCCGCAAAAGACGTGATCAACGCAATACCGATTTTCCAGTCGAAGCCTAGGGGACGAATAGCCGGTTCCAGCGTTCGGCCAAATAGCCCAGCATAAGAGTTCTCCAGCTTCTCAGATGCAATGTGGTTATCCGTTTCCTCCGGCGACAGTTGTTGCTGAACGGCCGTGGCACGCGCCTGCTGCTCAGCTTTGTCTAAGGCATCGCCCGGTCCATACGATGCTAGCACCCACAGAATAACGGAAATGGCCACGATGACTTTACCTGCCTGAAACACGAAGGTTTTGACCTTCTCGACGATTGTAATACCTACGTTTTTCCAGCGAGGCCAGCGGTATACCGGAAACTCCATAATAAAGTAGCTCCGCTCCTGGGTTTTTAGGAGGAACTTCAAGGCCAAAGCTGAGAATATAGCCGATAGGAAGCCTAATAGGTACAAGCCCATCAGCACCACGCCTTGCAAGTTGAAGAAGCCCAGCACTTTTTCATCGGGCACCACTAAAGCCGTCAGAACGGTATAGACCGGAATACGAGCCGAGCAACTCATCAGCGGTGTGACGAAGATGGTAATGATGCGGTCTTTCCAATTCTCAATGGTGCGGGCGCTCATTATAGCGGGCACAGCGCAGGCCACGCCCGAAATGAGCGGCACCACACTCTTCCCGTTCAGTCCGAACTTGCGCATGATGCGGTCCATCATGAACGTGACGCGGGCCATGTAGCCGGTCTCTTCCAACACCGCGATAAACGCAAACAGCAACGCAATCTGTGGAATGAAGATCAAAACGCCCCCCAGACCCGCAATAACCCCTTCGGTGAGCAGATTAATGAGCGGCCCGTTGAAGTTGGTTTGGATAAGTGAGTTGATCAGCGCAATGCCCTGATCGATCAAATCCATGGGGTAGCTGGCCCAGGCAAACACCGCCTGAAACATCATAAACAGCACCCCGAAGAAAATCAGGTAGCCCCAAACCCGATGGGTCAGGACCTTGTCAAGTTTATTGCT
The window above is part of the Hymenobacter radiodurans genome. Proteins encoded here:
- the feoB gene encoding ferrous iron transport protein B, which encodes MARLATIHTESAPAAVALGVDTIHTPHARRELTRIALVGNPNSGKSSLFNQLTGLNQKVGNFPGVTVDRKTGISQLTPQHRAEIIDLPGTYSLYPKSLDEKVITDLLYDRESAQYPDFVVVTVDASNLRRNLLLFTQLADLGLPAVLALNMMDVAEQHGVQIDIAELQQELGVPVIPMNARKGIGVAALKIVMAQHLDAPTVSFYEPAEELLPMIRQIRYYFNLHNDYLALHYAHQFRHISFLTPDQCQYVQELVEQYGFEPTARQAQETIARYARINEILLNTVSVTRTERNEPYSNKLDKVLTHRVWGYLIFFGVLFMMFQAVFAWASYPMDLIDQGIALINSLIQTNFNGPLINLLTEGVIAGLGGVLIFIPQIALLFAFIAVLEETGYMARVTFMMDRIMRKFGLNGKSVVPLISGVACAVPAIMSARTIENWKDRIITIFVTPLMSCSARIPVYTVLTALVVPDEKVLGFFNLQGVVLMGLYLLGFLSAIFSALALKFLLKTQERSYFIMEFPVYRWPRWKNVGITIVEKVKTFVFQAGKVIVAISVILWVLASYGPGDALDKAEQQARATAVQQQLSPEETDNHIASEKLENSYAGLFGRTLEPAIRPLGFDWKIGIALITSFAAREVFVGTISTIYSVGQDADMRTVQQKLAAEKDENGQPFFTPARAFSLLVFYVFAMQCMSTLAVVYRETKGWKWPLMQLVYMTGLAYVSSLIVYQLFK
- a CDS encoding SAM-dependent methyltransferase — encoded protein: MPGILYLIPTILADDTAAQVLPAQVATHVAALSYFLVENARTARRFVKSVAPAHVIEDLRFTVIDKDSSEAEIRAALKLVSAGQDAGILSEAGCPGVADPGAEVARVAHQLGIQVVPLVGPSSLLLALMASGLNGQSFVFHGYLPIEKAKRIAALKQLERAALTHHQTQLFIETPYRNMPLLDDLLAHLQPTTRLCIAASLTAPNEFVQTHTVGDWKGKLPEIHKQPAVFLLGK